Below is a genomic region from Microbacterium galbinum.
TGGCTGCCCCGCCATTCGTGCGCCATCGCCTCGTCACCCGCAACGATGGCGAGAGTCCCCTCGATAACAGACGCCGCCGCCGACGTAACGGCATCGATCAGCATCCCGGGCACCAGCGAGCGCGTCTCGAGAAACTCATCCCACGCATTCGCGATCTCCGCGCGGCCGCTCGCCATGAGGTCTGCTCGTCGTTCGGAAAGTACCTGTGCCGTCTTCACGTCTGAACCCAGCGGCTCTCCCGCGACGTCGACACCCTGCAGCACGACCGATACCTGCTCGGGCGATACCGACCATCCATCATCAACCATTCGAACCTCCGATCTCGAAGGCGAGATTACGACAGATCGACCCCAGATGAAGACATATGAACCGCATCTGTGGAGAGCATATTGATATGCCTTTAGGATCGGCTCATGTTCGCTCCCGAGACGCTGCTCGCGTTCGTCGTCGCCGCGTTCGTGATGGTCGTGATCCCCGGGCCGACGGTGCTCTTCACCATCGGTCGATCGATCGCTCTGGGCCGGGTCGGCGGGTTCCTCAGCATCCTCGGCACCGCCGTCGGATCGATCATGCTGGTGCTCGCCGTGGCCCTCGGCGTCGGT
It encodes:
- a CDS encoding DUF6507 family protein, which produces MVDDGWSVSPEQVSVVLQGVDVAGEPLGSDVKTAQVLSERRADLMASGRAEIANAWDEFLETRSLVPGMLIDAVTSAAASVIEGTLAIVAGDEAMAHEWRGSHPELFESADSK